A section of the Papio anubis isolate 15944 chromosome 4, Panubis1.0, whole genome shotgun sequence genome encodes:
- the ZBED6CL gene encoding LOW QUALITY PROTEIN: ZBED6 C-terminal-like protein (The sequence of the model RefSeq protein was modified relative to this genomic sequence to represent the inferred CDS: inserted 3 bases in 2 codons; deleted 1 base in 1 codon): MAVREASVVQASLSQVLPQLRSLHIFLEQVHGHFQEQSVGEAGAAIQLAKGLALQLCTDCQLNELFYREEFVLATLLDPCFKGKIEAILPVGADIDHWKQVLVYKVKEIRVSEYSLTAPTPSPLQSPRGLCVDPTRVARSCGVEGKSXGEPLQSSGCSGAFLLAQREKGLLESVGLLASERSGDSPSTKSHWASVIVKTYXWENETVGAQDDPLASWEKKQEAWPPSICLTPDTRLL, encoded by the exons ATGGCGGTCCGCGAGGCGAGTGTGGTGCAGGCCTCTCTGAGCCAGGTGCTGCCCCAGCTGCGCTCCCTGCACATCTTCCTGGAGCAGGTTCACGGACACTTTCAGGAGCAGAGTGTCGGGGAGGCGGGCGCAGCCATCCAGCTGGCTAAGGGGTTGGCCCTGCAGCTCTGCACCGACTGTCAGCTCAATGAGCTCTTCTACCGCGAGGAGTTTGTGCTGGCCACTTTGCTGGACCCTTGCTTCAAGGGCAAGATTGAGGCCATCCTTCCTGTGGGGGCTGACATTGACCACTGGAAGCAAGTCCTTGTGTACAAGGTGAAGGAGATTAGGGTGTCTGAATACTCTTTGAccgccccc acccccagcccccTGCAAAGCCCCAGGGGTCTGTGCGTGGACCCCACCAGGGTAGCCAGGAGCTGCGGGGTGGAGGGGAAGA CGGGGGAGCCTCTGCAGAGCAGTGGCTGCTCTGGGGCCTTCCTGCTGGCCCAGAGGGAGAAGGGCTTGCTGGAGAGCGTGGGGCTGCTGGCCTCCGAGAGGAGTGGGGACTCGCCGTCCACCAAGAGCCACTGGGCCAGCGTCATTGTCAAGACGTA CTGGGAGAATGAGACCGTCGGAGCCCAGGATGACCCCCTGGCTTCCTGGGAGAAGAAGCAAGAAGCCTGGCCACCATCTATCTGTCTTACCCCCGACACGAGGCTTCTCTGA
- the RARRES2 gene encoding retinoic acid receptor responder protein 2, with protein sequence MRRLLIPLALWLGAVGVGVAELTEAQRRGLQVALEEFHKHPPVQWAFQETGVDSAVDTHFPAGIFVRLEFKLQQTSCRKRDWKKPECKVRPNGRKRKCLACIKLGSEGKVLGRMVHCPIETQVLREPEEHQETQCIRVQRAGEDPHSFYFPGQFAFSKALPHS encoded by the exons ATGCGACGGCTGCTGATCCCGCTGGCcctgtggctgggcgcggtgggcGTGGGCGTCGCCGAGCTCACGGAAGCCCAGCGCCGGGGCCTGCAGGTGGCCCTGGAGGAATTTCACAAGCACCCGCCCGTGCAGTGGGCCTTCCAGGAGACCGGTGTGGACAGCGCCGTGGACACG CACTTCCCAGCTGGAATATTTGTGAGGCTGGAATTTAAGCTCCAGCAGACAAGCTGCCGGAAGAGGGACTGGAAGAAACCCGAGTGCAAAGTCAGGCCCAATGGG aGGAAACGGAAATGCCTGGCCTGCATCAAACTGGGCTCTGAGGGCAAAGTTCTGGGCCGGATGGTCCACTGTCCCATAGAGACACAGGTTCTGCGG GAGCCTGAGGAGCACCAGGAGACCCAGTGCATCAGGGTGCAGCGGGCTGGTGAGGACCCCCACAGCTTCTACTTCCCTGGACAGTTTGCCTTCTCCAAGGCCCTGCCCCACAGCTGA
- the LRRC61 gene encoding leucine-rich repeat-containing protein 61 gives MEPPGEKPGEAGGLQITPQLLKLRTGEFSLESILLLKLRCLGLADLGCLGECLGLEWLDLSGNALTHLGPLASLRQLAVLNVSNNQLTGLEPLATCENLQSLNAAGNLLATPGQLQCLAGLPCLEYLRLRDPLARLSNPLCASPSYRAAVRELLPGLKVIDGERVIGRGSEFYQLCRDLDSSLRPSSSPGPRATEAQPWVEPGYWESWPSRSSSILEEACRQFQDTLQECWDLERQASDSLAQAEQALSSAGPTSSFVF, from the coding sequence ATGGAGCCTCCAGGGGAGAAGCCGGGAGAGGCTGGCGGGCTGCAAATCACACCCCAGCTGCTGAAGTTGCGCACAGGCGAGTTCTCCCTGGAGTCCATCCTGCTGCTGAAGCTGCGTTGCTTGGGACTGGCTGACCTGGGCTGCCTGGGAGAGTGCCTGGGCCTGGAGTGGCTGGACCTATCAGGCAACGCGCTCACCCACCTGGGCCCGCTGGCCTCCTTGCGCCAGCTGGCTGTGCTCAATGTCTCCAACAATCAGCTGACGGGCCTGGAGCCGCTGGCCACCTGTGAGAACTTGCAGAGTCTCAATGCCGCAGGCAACCTACTGGCCACCCCTGGCCAGCTGCAGTGTCTGGCTGGGCTACCGTGCCTGGAGTACCTGCGGCTCCGAGACCCTTTGGCCCGGCTCAGCAACCCGCTCTGTGCCAGCCCCTCCTACCGGGCTGCAGTCCGGGAGCTGCTGCCTGGCCTGAAAGTCATCGATGGTGAGCGTGTGATTGGGCGCGGTAGTGAGTTCTACCAGCTGTGCCGAGACCTGGACAGCTCCTTGCGTCCCAGCTCCAGTCCCGGCCCCAGAGCCACCGAGGCCCAGCCCTGGGTGGAGCCAGGCTACTGGGAGTCCTGGCCCAGCCGGAGCAGCTCCATCCTGGAGGAGGCCTGCCGGCAGTTCCAGGACACACTGCAGGAGTGCTGGGACCTGGAACGCCAGGCCAGCGACAGCCTGGCCCAGGCGGAGCAGGCACTCAGCTCTGCGGGCCCCACCTCTTCCTTCGTCTTCTGA